A window of Pseudomonadota bacterium genomic DNA:
TTTAATTACAAAAAGCAGCAAGAAACCTCACAAAACGGCTATTTCCATGAAGTTAAAAACTTATCCACAACATATTCAAAACGCACCGGCAAAAACTCTTTCATTAATAACATCTCGGGTATAGTCTTATGTCCCCCGAAGATATCGGATTTGGAGATACGAAGCTCATGTAAAAAACTTCAACATGAAGTTTTTAGAGCAACTTGGACTTTTCCACTAAGACTATTAAGCATAAAATGTGCGTAAACCACTTAAAAAAAACAATATGTAGTATGGTCAAGGTTTTTTTTACACAAAATGTGCATTTTTATAGTAGACAATAGATGCGTTTTTGCTAGAATATCTTCAGTAGCAAAATACGACATGTAGTCATTATAAACCTAAATGTACACTATATGCTGTATCGTCTGTTATTAATTTTTTTAGGTAGCTAAGGTAAAAAAGGATGAGGGATATGGGCGTAGAAATTAATTCAATCTGCATAGATAATTCTAAAGACAACAACCTTACGGAGTTTGGAAAGGCCGTTCTTGCCGACCGTTATTTATTGCCGGGAGAGACTTACCAGACATTATTCGCACGTGTTTCGGCATATTACGGTGATGACAAAGAGCACGCTCAAAGATTATATGATTATATGAGCGACCTGTGGTTTATGCCTGCAACCCCTATACTTAGCAACGGCGGTACGAAAAGAGGTTTGCCTATTTCGTGCTTTTTAAATGAAACCGAAGACAGCCTGAACGGCATAGTAGACCTGTGGAATGAAAATGTATGGCTGGCGGCTCGTGGCGGCGGCATAGGAAGCTACTGGGGCAATCTGAGGGCAATCGGTGAAACGGTGCGGGGCAACGGCAAAACATCGGGTGTTGTGCCGTTTATAAGAGTGCAGGACTCCCTTACTCTGGCAATTTCGCAAGGCTCTTTAAGAAGGGGAAGCTCTGCCGTTTATCTGCCGGTATGGCACCCTGAAATAGAAGAATTTATTGATATAAGAAGACCTACGGGCGGCGACCCCAACAGAAAAGCATTGAACATTCACCATGCGGTTGTAATACCTGATGATTTCATGAAGGCCGTAGAGCGTGACGATATATGGGAGCTTCGCAGCCCTAAAGATCACTCGGTAATTTCTATTATGAAAGCCCGTGACCTTTGGATAAAGATACTTACCGCAAGATTAGAAACCGGTGAGCCTTACCTGCTATTTATAGATAATGTTAATAAAAACGTTCCGGAGTCGTATAAGAGGCTTGGTCTGAAAGTAAAAACATCTAACTTATGCAGCGAGATAACTTTAGCGACAGGTTATGACCACCACGAAAAGGAGCGCACTGCAGTTTGCTGCCTTTCTTCGCTGAATCTTGAAAGATATGACGAGTGGTGTGACAATACTTTATTTATCACAGACATTATGAGAATGCTCGATAACGTTCTACAGGACTTTATTGACACGGCTCCCCCGTCTATGTACAAAGCCTCTTACTCTGCCTCTCGTGAACGCAGCATAGGACTTGGC
This region includes:
- a CDS encoding ribonucleoside-diphosphate reductase subunit alpha, which gives rise to MNSICIDNSKDNNLTEFGKAVLADRYLLPGETYQTLFARVSAYYGDDKEHAQRLYDYMSDLWFMPATPILSNGGTKRGLPISCFLNETEDSLNGIVDLWNENVWLAARGGGIGSYWGNLRAIGETVRGNGKTSGVVPFIRVQDSLTLAISQGSLRRGSSAVYLPVWHPEIEEFIDIRRPTGGDPNRKALNIHHAVVIPDDFMKAVERDDIWELRSPKDHSVISIMKARDLWIKILTARLETGEPYLLFIDNVNKNVPESYKRLGLKVKTSNLCSEITLATGYDHHEKERTAVCCLSSLNLERYDEWCDNTLFITDIMRMLDNVLQDFIDTAPPSMYKASYSASRERSIGLGVMGFHSFLQAKSIPMESVMAKVWNSKMFKHIRAEADKASELLAEERGACPDAEEVGLMERFTHKLSIAPTASISIICGNSSPGIEPYAANSFTQKTLTGSFVVRNKNLKKLLGEKGQDNDETWSSIATHEGSVQQLDFLTDEEKDVYKTSVEVDQRWVIEHAADRTPYICQAQSVNVFLPGDVHKSELHDIHYQAWKKGLKSLYYCRSTSIQRAEKVSHKVPDIAAMVAAAVGVEIENDVEQKSNKMEYDECLACQ